The segment TGAAAAAGAATCTTCAACAAGGTTTATAAAGCTTTTCATACCTTTTGTCTCAACCATTTCATATTTTATAAAAAACCAGTATAATAAGGAAGTATTGAAAAAATAGCCATAAAGGAATGTGGGAAATGGACAATCAGCTAACAAAAGAATTGAAAGAAAAGTATAGCATCGTTTTTCACGATTTAAACTTACTTGAACAAGCTTTTACCCATTCATCCTATGTGAATGAGCATCGCAATTTGCAACTATCCGACAACGAACGTCTTGAGTTTTTAGGAGATGCTGTATTAGAGTTGATGGTTTCTGAATATCTGTATCGTTTGTATCCAGATATCCCAGAAGGAAAATTGACCAAAACTCGTGCAGCTATCGTACGTGAAGATAGTTTGTCCAAATTTGCCAAGGAATGTCGTTTTGATCAGTACATCCTGTTAGGAAAAGGTGAGGAGAACTCAGGCGGACGAACCCGTCCAGCGCTTCTTTGTGATCTGTTTGAAGCCTTTTTAGGAGCGTTGTACCTTGATCAAGGATTTGACGCAGCACATGCGTTTATTGAAACGGTGATTTTTCCGAAGGTGCGTGCCGGTGCTTTTTCCCATGAGATGG is part of the Enterococcus mundtii genome and harbors:
- the rnc gene encoding ribonuclease III, with the protein product MDNQLTKELKEKYSIVFHDLNLLEQAFTHSSYVNEHRNLQLSDNERLEFLGDAVLELMVSEYLYRLYPDIPEGKLTKTRAAIVREDSLSKFAKECRFDQYILLGKGEENSGGRTRPALLCDLFEAFLGALYLDQGFDAAHAFIETVIFPKVRAGAFSHEMDHKTRLQEVLQKAGDVLIEYRLINEEGPAHERIFWIEVYVDDRLIGTGQGKSKKLAEQAAAENALAALSK